The Mycolicibacterium hassiacum DSM 44199 genome includes a window with the following:
- a CDS encoding MlaE family ABC transporter permease, with translation MVSEVHDRRAPGPVVLSARGFGAVRAVGGLLAMSADAVRFAFRRPFQGRELLEQAWFVARVSLMPTMLVAIPFTVLVSFTLNILLRELGAADLSGAGAAFGAVTQVGPMVTVLIVAGAGATAMCADLGSRTIREEIDAMEVLGINPVQRLVTPRMLASGLVALLLNSLVVIIGIVGGYAFSVFVQDVNPGAFAAGITLLTGVPEMVISCVKAALFGVIAGMVACYRGLTISGGGAKSVGNAVNETVVYAFMSLFVVNVVVTAIGIQLTAN, from the coding sequence ATGGTGAGTGAGGTCCACGACCGTCGAGCGCCTGGACCGGTTGTCCTGAGCGCTCGCGGATTCGGGGCTGTGCGGGCCGTCGGGGGTCTGCTCGCGATGTCGGCCGACGCGGTCCGGTTCGCGTTCCGCAGGCCGTTCCAGGGCCGGGAACTGCTCGAGCAGGCGTGGTTCGTCGCGCGGGTCTCGCTGATGCCAACCATGCTGGTCGCGATCCCGTTCACAGTGCTGGTCAGCTTCACGCTCAACATCCTGCTGCGGGAGCTGGGCGCGGCCGATCTGTCCGGTGCGGGCGCGGCGTTCGGAGCGGTGACCCAGGTCGGCCCGATGGTCACGGTGCTGATCGTCGCCGGAGCGGGCGCCACCGCGATGTGCGCCGACCTCGGCTCGCGGACCATCCGCGAGGAGATCGACGCGATGGAGGTGCTGGGCATCAACCCGGTGCAACGGCTGGTCACACCGCGGATGCTCGCGTCGGGGCTGGTGGCGCTGCTGCTCAACAGCCTGGTGGTGATCATCGGGATCGTCGGCGGCTACGCGTTCTCGGTGTTCGTCCAGGATGTCAACCCCGGGGCGTTCGCCGCCGGCATCACCCTGCTCACCGGCGTGCCCGAGATGGTCATCTCCTGTGTGAAGGCCGCCCTGTTCGGGGTGATCGCCGGCATGGTGGCCTGCTACCGCGGGCTCACCATCTCCGGCGGTGGCGCCAAGTCCGTCGGCAACGCGGTGAACGAAACCGTGGTCTACGCCTTCATGTCCCTGTTCGTCGTGAACGTCGTCGTCACCGCGATCGGCATTCAGTTGACGGCGAACTGA
- a CDS encoding MCE family protein has translation MRQRSDLRRRLLGAATFAAIAGVVALTIGLFRGSFTDAAPVTVLSDRAGLVMNPDAKVKFHGAQIGSVKAIESLPDGKAALHLAIDRRYLHLVPADVRVEISSSTVFGAKLVELVPPERPSSESLRAGQVLDAQHVTVEINTVFEQLSSVLSRIEPVKLNETLGAMATAFNGRGNQIGRMLADLDTFLATIEPSLPVLEQQLAVTPEAIGAYADAAEDLVVVTDSATRIGQTVVDEQRNLDALLVSVIGLADTGNTVIGGNRRAITDVMRLLVPTTDLTNAYHEALTCGLGGAAELAKAPGTPVPGGLLLQTVVFGQERYRYPDNLPKVAATGGPQCTDLPKVPFQKRPPFVITDVNANPAQYGNEGILLNSDGLKQMLFGPIAGPPRNTAQIGQPG, from the coding sequence ATGAGACAGCGTTCCGATCTGCGACGGCGCCTGCTGGGCGCCGCCACGTTCGCCGCGATCGCCGGGGTGGTGGCGCTGACCATCGGGCTCTTCCGCGGCAGCTTCACCGACGCGGCTCCGGTCACGGTGTTGTCGGACCGGGCCGGCCTGGTGATGAACCCCGACGCCAAAGTGAAATTCCATGGGGCGCAGATAGGTTCGGTCAAGGCGATCGAATCTCTGCCCGACGGCAAGGCGGCCCTGCACCTGGCGATCGACCGCCGCTACCTGCACCTCGTACCCGCCGACGTGCGGGTCGAGATCTCCTCCTCGACCGTGTTCGGCGCGAAGCTCGTCGAACTGGTGCCGCCCGAACGGCCCTCGTCCGAGTCGCTGCGGGCCGGGCAGGTGCTCGACGCACAGCACGTCACGGTCGAGATCAACACGGTGTTCGAGCAACTGTCGTCGGTGCTGTCCCGCATCGAGCCGGTCAAACTCAACGAGACGCTCGGCGCGATGGCCACCGCGTTCAACGGGCGCGGCAACCAGATCGGCCGGATGCTGGCCGACCTCGACACCTTCCTGGCCACCATCGAGCCGAGTCTGCCCGTGCTGGAACAACAACTCGCCGTCACGCCGGAGGCGATCGGTGCCTACGCGGACGCCGCCGAAGATCTCGTCGTCGTCACCGACTCGGCGACCCGGATCGGTCAGACCGTCGTCGACGAACAGCGCAACCTGGATGCACTGCTGGTGAGCGTGATCGGACTGGCCGACACCGGCAACACCGTCATCGGCGGCAACCGGCGGGCCATCACCGACGTGATGCGGCTGCTGGTGCCGACCACCGATCTGACCAACGCCTACCACGAGGCGTTGACCTGTGGCCTCGGGGGCGCCGCCGAACTGGCGAAAGCTCCCGGCACACCGGTGCCCGGCGGGCTGCTGTTGCAGACCGTCGTGTTCGGCCAGGAACGCTACCGCTACCCGGACAACCTGCCGAAGGTCGCGGCCACCGGTGGTCCCCAGTGCACCGACCTGCCCAAGGTGCCGTTCCAGAAGCGTCCCCCGTTCGTGATCACCGACGTCAACGCCAACCCCGCGCAGTACGGCAACGAAGGAATCCTGTTGAACTCCGACGGGCTCAAACAGATGCTGTTCGGTCCCATCGCCGGACCACCGCGCAACACCGCACAGATCGGACAACCGGGATGA
- a CDS encoding MCE family protein: MLKYRQSSLVRAGFIGLVLIVLIIAVGLRPQQLLSMASSIRYQALFAEAGGLAAGNDVKVSGVTVGKVSDVELDRGVARVTFAVDSRVRLGRDTTAHIGIGTLLGERVLVVEPRGSGSIGPMGEIPLTRTAAPYSLTDAVGDFTTNTAQTDTAAINHALDTLSDTVERLAPQLGPTFEGVSQLSRTVNQRNESLRSLLSAAANVTGILAERSEQVQSLILNANDLLAVLRDRRQAIVTLLANTTAVARELSRLVDDNEQELAPALEQLNRVAEMLERNRDNLEKSLRGLAKYQLTLGEAVNNGFYYYGFASNLLPGPAIQPFLDYALGFRRGVNAGQPPDNAGPRAEFPFPYNGIPERHP; encoded by the coding sequence ATGCTGAAGTACCGCCAATCATCGCTTGTCCGTGCCGGTTTCATCGGTCTGGTGCTGATCGTCCTGATCATCGCGGTGGGGCTGCGCCCCCAGCAGCTGCTCTCGATGGCGTCGTCGATCCGCTACCAGGCGCTGTTCGCCGAAGCGGGCGGGCTGGCCGCGGGCAACGACGTGAAGGTGTCCGGGGTGACGGTGGGCAAGGTGTCCGATGTCGAACTCGACCGCGGGGTGGCCCGAGTCACCTTCGCCGTCGACAGCCGGGTCCGGCTGGGCCGGGACACCACCGCGCACATCGGCATCGGCACGCTGCTCGGCGAGCGGGTGCTGGTGGTCGAACCCCGCGGCAGCGGCAGTATCGGCCCGATGGGGGAGATCCCGCTGACGCGGACCGCTGCGCCGTACTCGCTGACCGATGCGGTCGGCGACTTCACCACCAACACCGCGCAGACCGACACCGCGGCCATCAACCACGCACTGGACACCCTGTCGGACACCGTCGAACGGCTGGCACCCCAACTGGGGCCCACCTTCGAAGGGGTGAGCCAGCTGTCCAGGACGGTCAACCAGCGCAACGAATCGCTGCGGAGCCTGCTGTCCGCGGCGGCGAATGTCACCGGGATCCTCGCGGAGCGCAGCGAACAGGTGCAGAGCCTGATCCTCAACGCCAACGACCTGCTGGCCGTGCTGCGCGACCGCCGGCAGGCCATTGTCACGCTGCTGGCCAACACCACCGCGGTCGCCCGGGAACTGTCCCGGCTGGTCGACGACAACGAGCAGGAGCTGGCTCCGGCGCTCGAACAACTCAACCGCGTCGCCGAGATGCTGGAACGCAACCGGGACAATCTGGAGAAGTCGTTGCGCGGGTTGGCGAAGTATCAGCTGACCCTGGGTGAGGCCGTGAACAACGGTTTCTACTACTACGGTTTCGCCTCGAACCTGCTGCCCGGCCCGGCGATTCAGCCGTTCCTCGACTACGCGCTGGGCTTCCGCCGGGGTGTCAATGCGGGACAACCCCCGGACAATGCCGGCCCCCGCGCCGAATTCCCCTTCCCGTACAACGGGATCCCGGAGAGGCATCCATGA
- a CDS encoding MCE family protein: protein MSGIERHRRRRKLVLAGLLLLLAAGAAVTVHDRFLRPITITAYFASATAIYPGDEVRVAGVRVGSIAAIEPQGTRARVTMKVDRDVPIPADADAIIVAPNLVSARYVQLTPAYGADGQTGGETMPDGGEIPLERTAVPVEWDEIKEQLTRLATELGPANEVSETSLGRFIDTAAGAMAGNGDKLRESITQLAEVGRIVGEGSGDIVDIIENLQVFVSALRDSNTQIVQFQDRLAEVTSVIDGSRTDLDAAINEVSAAVGKVQRFLDGSRDQTAEQIQRLANLTQVLADNSTVVKNILHVAPNALVNGYNIYNPDTGGPRGSFAMNNFANPVATICSAIAAVENVTADEAGKACAEYLGPALRLMNFNYLPLPFNMYLNPAPKNVIYSDPRLAPGGGGTDPGPPELPPAVSAYTGAGDVPPPPGWTDPPQPPGAYAPHGLPAYPSPPAYPGAAPAPVWYPGAPAPAVSTLTQMLLPAGTAGQPGASAPANLTEMLLPAEAAPTPGGGR, encoded by the coding sequence ATGAGCGGCATCGAACGACATCGCCGGCGCAGAAAGCTGGTGCTCGCAGGCCTGCTCCTGCTGCTGGCCGCGGGCGCGGCGGTGACCGTGCACGATCGGTTCCTGCGCCCGATCACCATCACCGCCTACTTCGCCTCGGCGACTGCGATCTATCCCGGCGACGAGGTGCGGGTGGCCGGTGTACGGGTGGGCAGCATCGCCGCGATCGAACCGCAGGGCACCCGCGCCCGCGTGACCATGAAAGTGGACCGGGACGTCCCGATTCCGGCCGACGCGGACGCGATCATCGTCGCCCCGAACCTGGTGTCGGCGCGCTACGTGCAGCTGACCCCGGCGTACGGCGCGGACGGGCAGACCGGAGGCGAGACCATGCCCGACGGCGGCGAGATCCCGCTCGAGCGGACCGCCGTACCGGTCGAATGGGACGAGATCAAGGAACAACTGACCCGGCTGGCCACCGAACTCGGCCCCGCCAACGAAGTCTCGGAGACGTCACTGGGGCGGTTCATCGACACCGCCGCCGGTGCGATGGCCGGCAACGGCGACAAGCTCAGGGAGAGCATCACCCAACTGGCGGAGGTGGGCCGGATCGTCGGCGAGGGCAGCGGCGACATCGTCGACATCATCGAGAACCTCCAGGTGTTCGTGTCGGCGCTGCGTGACAGCAACACCCAGATCGTGCAGTTCCAGGACCGGCTGGCGGAGGTGACCAGCGTGATCGACGGCAGCCGCACCGATCTCGACGCGGCGATCAACGAGGTGTCGGCGGCGGTCGGCAAGGTGCAGCGGTTCCTCGACGGTTCGCGCGACCAGACCGCCGAGCAGATCCAGCGATTGGCCAACCTCACCCAGGTGCTGGCCGACAACAGCACGGTGGTGAAGAACATCCTGCACGTCGCACCCAACGCCCTGGTCAACGGCTACAACATCTACAACCCCGACACCGGCGGGCCGCGCGGGTCGTTCGCGATGAACAACTTCGCCAACCCGGTCGCCACCATCTGCTCGGCGATCGCCGCGGTGGAGAACGTCACCGCCGACGAGGCGGGCAAGGCGTGTGCCGAGTACCTCGGGCCGGCCCTGCGGCTGATGAACTTCAACTATCTGCCGCTGCCGTTCAACATGTACCTGAACCCGGCGCCGAAGAACGTCATCTACTCCGATCCCCGGTTGGCTCCGGGTGGCGGCGGCACCGACCCGGGACCGCCCGAGCTGCCGCCCGCGGTGTCGGCCTACACCGGCGCCGGTGACGTGCCGCCCCCGCCGGGATGGACGGATCCACCGCAGCCGCCGGGCGCCTATGCACCGCACGGGTTGCCGGCCTACCCGAGCCCGCCGGCCTATCCGGGCGCCGCGCCGGCCCCGGTGTGGTATCCGGGCGCCCCGGCGCCGGCGGTGTCCACCCTGACGCAGATGCTGCTGCCGGCCGGGACCGCCGGCCAGCCGGGTGCCTCCGCGCCGGCGAACCTGACCGAGATGTTGCTGCCGGCCGAGGCCGCGCCGACGCCGGGAGGTGGGCGGTGA
- a CDS encoding MCE family protein has protein sequence MSGLIRTTIKLGVFAITMVVLTAGLFAIFSEYRSGTTNRYTALFRDSSSLKPGDSVRVAGIRVGTVRDVDLQPDNTVLVTFDADEHVRLTDGTRVAVRYLNLVGDRYLELIDTPGASGVRPPGSHFGIDRTEPALDLNLLLGGLKPVIQGLDPDDVNALTHSLIQILQGQDGELESLFARTSSFTNRLADNGATVQRLIDSLNDVLEVLAADGDRFMAAVDGLERLVSGLAAERDPIGEAVAALDSGTASLASLLSESRPALSGSVDQLSRLAPLLSGEDELARLDLLMHKTPQNYRKLVRLGSYGSWLNLYICGVSVRVSDLQGRTAHFPWVIQNTGRCGEP, from the coding sequence ATGAGCGGCCTGATCAGAACGACGATCAAACTCGGTGTCTTCGCGATCACCATGGTGGTGCTGACCGCCGGCCTGTTCGCCATCTTCAGCGAGTACCGATCGGGAACCACGAACCGCTACACCGCGCTGTTCCGCGACAGTTCGAGCCTCAAGCCGGGTGATTCGGTGCGGGTGGCGGGGATTCGTGTCGGCACCGTGCGGGACGTCGACCTGCAACCCGACAACACCGTGCTGGTCACCTTCGACGCCGACGAGCATGTCCGGCTCACCGACGGCACCCGGGTCGCCGTCCGGTACCTGAACCTGGTCGGGGACCGCTATCTGGAGCTGATCGACACGCCCGGAGCCAGCGGTGTCCGGCCACCGGGGTCGCACTTCGGAATCGACCGCACCGAGCCGGCGCTCGACCTGAACCTGTTGCTCGGCGGGCTGAAACCGGTGATCCAGGGCCTCGACCCCGACGACGTGAACGCGCTGACCCACTCGCTGATCCAGATCCTGCAGGGTCAGGACGGGGAACTCGAATCGTTGTTCGCGCGCACCTCGTCGTTCACCAACAGGCTGGCCGACAACGGGGCGACGGTGCAGCGCCTCATCGACAGCCTCAACGACGTGCTCGAGGTGCTCGCCGCCGACGGCGACCGGTTCATGGCCGCGGTGGACGGGCTGGAACGCCTGGTCAGCGGCCTGGCCGCCGAGCGTGACCCGATCGGTGAGGCGGTCGCGGCCCTGGACAGCGGCACGGCCTCGCTGGCGAGCCTGCTGTCGGAATCGCGGCCCGCGCTGTCGGGCAGCGTGGACCAGCTCAGCAGGCTGGCCCCGCTGCTGTCCGGGGAGGACGAACTGGCCCGACTGGACCTGCTCATGCACAAGACGCCGCAGAACTACCGCAAACTGGTGCGGCTGGGCTCCTACGGCAGCTGGCTGAACCTCTACATCTGTGGGGTGTCGGTGCGGGTGAGCGACCTGCAGGGCCGCACCGCCCACTTCCCGTGGGTCATTCAGAACACCGGCCGGTGCGGGGAGCCGTGA
- a CDS encoding MlaE family ABC transporter permease — protein MSGIDVLYPRLARELHRPLAVVDRVGDQTAFYGRALAGVPRAAVRFRKEIIRLIAEISMGAGTLAMIGGTVAIVGFLTLAAGGTLAIQGFSSLGDIGIEALTGFLAAFINVRIAAPVVAGIGLAATFGAGVTAQLGAMRINEEIDALDTMGIPPIEYLASTRIIAGMVAITPLYAVAVILSFLASQFTTVVLFGQSSGLYAHYFDTFLNPVDLLWSFLQAVLMALAVLLIHTYFGYTASGGPSGVGVAVGNAVRTSLIVVVSVTLLVSLSVYGSNGNFNLSG, from the coding sequence ATGAGTGGGATTGATGTGCTGTATCCGCGGCTGGCACGCGAGCTGCACAGGCCGCTGGCGGTCGTCGACCGGGTGGGCGACCAGACCGCCTTCTACGGGCGGGCGCTGGCCGGGGTGCCCCGTGCCGCGGTGCGCTTCCGCAAGGAGATCATCCGGCTGATCGCCGAGATCTCCATGGGTGCAGGAACATTGGCGATGATCGGCGGCACGGTCGCGATCGTCGGCTTCCTCACCCTGGCGGCCGGGGGAACCCTCGCCATCCAGGGCTTCAGCTCCCTGGGCGACATCGGCATCGAGGCCCTGACCGGGTTCCTGGCGGCGTTCATCAACGTGCGCATCGCCGCACCGGTGGTCGCCGGCATCGGTCTGGCCGCGACCTTCGGTGCGGGGGTCACCGCGCAACTGGGCGCGATGCGCATCAACGAGGAGATCGACGCCCTGGACACCATGGGGATCCCGCCGATCGAATACCTGGCCAGCACCCGGATCATCGCCGGGATGGTGGCGATCACCCCGCTGTACGCGGTCGCGGTGATCCTGTCGTTCTTGGCCAGCCAGTTCACCACGGTGGTGCTGTTCGGCCAGTCGAGCGGGCTGTACGCGCACTACTTCGACACCTTCCTCAACCCGGTCGACCTGCTGTGGTCGTTCCTGCAGGCGGTCCTGATGGCGCTCGCGGTGCTGCTCATTCACACCTACTTCGGCTACACCGCCTCGGGCGGACCGTCGGGTGTCGGTGTGGCGGTGGGCAACGCCGTGCGCACGTCGCTGATCGTGGTGGTGTCGGTGACCCTGCTGGTCTCGCTGTCGGTATACGGCAGCAACGGCAACTTCAACCTGTCGGGATAG